One Gossypium hirsutum isolate 1008001.06 unplaced genomic scaffold, Gossypium_hirsutum_v2.1 scaffold_176, whole genome shotgun sequence DNA segment encodes these proteins:
- the LOC121226429 gene encoding myosin-6 has product MVSNLTFRNDKSRIHLKTAAELFMCDEKSLEESLCKRVFVTRDETITKALDPNAAALSRDALAKIVYSKLFDWLVEKINVAIGQDKESKFLIGVLDIYGFESFKTNSFEQFCINLTNEKLQQHFNQHVFKMEQEEYEREAIDWSYIEFVDNQDILDLIEKKPGGIIALLDEACMFPRSTHETFAQKLYQTFKDHKRFSKPKLSRTDFTIYHYAGDVTYQTELFLDKNKDYVVPEHQALLAASKCSFVSSLFPPLPEESSKSSKFSSIGSGFKLQLQSLLETLSSTEPHYVRCVKPNNALKPAIFENNNVLQQLRCGGVMEAIRISCAGFPSRKLFHEFIDRFVILAPEVRNKSGKKDDIAACKKILEKSNLTGYQIGKTKVFLRAGQMAELDGQRGEILGRSATKIQRRACTYMCRKKFVLLKSSATQIQAFSRGQMTRHLYEGMRREAASLKIQKYARRFLKRKAYNNLRFSAISIQASLRALSARNELRSRKRTVAATVIQTHCRRKLANLRYRRLKEAALIIQCAVRGSNAFGELVKLRMAAKETGALQDAKDKLEKQVKELTSSLQLEKN; this is encoded by the exons ATGGTTTCAAATCTTACATTTAGGAATGATAAATCTCGAATCCATCTAAAAACTGCTGCAGAACTTTTCAT GTGTGATGAGAAGTCTCTTGAAGAATCCTTATGTAAACGTGTCTTTGTGACTCGTGATGAAACCATTACTAAAGCACTAGATCCAAATGCTGCAGCCCTCAGTAGAGATGCTCTTGCCAAAATTGtctattcaaaattatttgaCTG GCTTGTGGAGAAGATAAATGTTGCTATTGGTCAGGATAAAGAATCAAAATTCTTGATTGGTGTTCttgatatttatggatttgagaGTTTCAAGACAAACAG TTTTGAGCAATTCTGCATCAATTTGACAAATGAAAAGCTACAACAACATTTTAATCAG CATGTCTTTAAGATGGAACAggaggaatatgaaagagaaGCAATTGATTGGAGTTATATAGAATTTGTTGATAATCAAGATATTCTTGATCTCATTGAGAAG AAACCTGGTGGCATCATAGCTCTTCTTGATGAGGCTTG CATGTTCCCCAGATCAACACATGAGACATTTGCTCAAAAGCTTTATCAGACTTTTAAAGACCATAAACGCTTCAGTAAGCCTAAGTTGTCGCGCACTGACTTCACCATTTATCATTATGCTGGCGAT GTGACTTACCAAACCGAGCTTTTCCTGGATAAGAACAAAGATTATGTTGTTCCAGAGCATCAAGCCTTACTGGCTGCTTCAAAGTGCTCTTTTGTTTCAAGCTTGTTTCCTCCTTTACCTGAGGAATCTTCCAAATCATCAAAGTTTTCTTCTATAGGTTCTGGCTTCAAG CTACAACTCCAATCTTTGCTCGAGACTTTGAGTTCCACTGAGCCACACTACGTTCGTTGTGTAAAGCCAAATAATGCTCTTAAGCCAGCAATATTTGAAAACAATAATGTACTACAACAACTTCGATGTGGG GGAGTGATGGAGGCAATTAGAATTAGTTGTGCCGGATTTCCCTCCCGAAAGCTGTTTCATGAATTTATAGATCGGTTTGTCATATTGGCTCCAGAGGTTCGAAATAAGAG TGGCAAGAAAGATGATATCGCTGCTTGCAAAAAGATTCTGGAGAAGAGTAACCTCACTGGTTATCAG ATTGGTAAAACAAAAGTTTTTCTTAGGGCTGGTCAGATGGCAGAACTGGATGGTCAGCGAGGTGAGATTTTGGGAAGGTCAGCTACAAAAATACAGAGAAGAGCCTGTACATATATGTGTCGCAAAAAGTTTGTCTTGCTAAAATCATCTGCCACACAAATTCAAGCCTTTTCTAGAG GACAAATGACACGCCATCTGTATGAGGGAATGAGGAGGGAAGCTGCTagtttgaaaattcaaaaatatgcACGCAGGTTTCTAAAAAGGAAAGCATACAATAATTTGCGCTTCTCAGCTATTTCCATTCAGGCAAGTTTACGTGCCCTTAGTGCTCGTAATGAGCTTCGGTCCAGGAAGCGGACTGTAGCTGCAACTGTAATTCAG ACTCATTGTCGACGAAAATTGGCCAACCTTCGTTATCGTCGGTTAAAGGAAGCAGCACTTATCATACAATGTGCCGTGAGAGGAAGCAATGCATTTGGAGAATTAGTGAAGCTAAGAATG GCTGCCAAGGAAACTGGTGCACTCCAAGACGCCAAGGATAAGCTGGAAAAGCAAGTTAAAGAACTTACAAGCAGCTTGCAGTTGGAGAAAAATTGA